One segment of Arcanobacterium phocae DNA contains the following:
- a CDS encoding endonuclease/exonuclease/phosphatase family protein — MKKHRLITASVSALALSLSASPASAAEDATHSLKIATFNASLNRDSAGELLQDLATPGNQQANNAAETIQHVNPDIILINEFDYDADHRAVNLFRENYLEVSINGSIPVQYPYAWTGPVNTGVSSGYDLNNNGKTDDPDDGWGYGKFPGQYGLVVYSKYPIKTEQVRTFQHFLWKDMPHALLPENEDGTSWYSDEVLSKFPLSSKTHADIPVDVDGTTIHVLADHPTPPIDGKGPERRNSRRNFDEIRMWADYVSGKADYLYDDNGVHGGLDLDANFVILGDHNSDPYDGNSWPGAIAQLLDNPRIVDTQPTSDGGATESALQAGVNISHRSDPKYDTADFNDNGHPGNLRVDYVLPNAGTTVEEAHVFWPKRDDALFRLTGLYPFPTSDHRLVWAQLRFPTAPPAAQPQQQPNQQQSNNKPQSHSRHELLSSDKQDKQAVSKRSPQQLAKTGIPFNLLVVTGLAAALVSAGTLIVRKRRA; from the coding sequence ATGAAAAAACATCGCCTGATAACCGCATCCGTCAGTGCATTAGCCTTGTCTCTTTCAGCGTCCCCAGCTAGTGCTGCCGAAGATGCGACGCACAGCCTAAAAATTGCGACGTTCAATGCAAGTTTGAACCGCGATAGCGCAGGAGAACTACTGCAAGACCTCGCTACACCAGGTAATCAGCAAGCCAATAATGCTGCCGAAACTATACAACACGTTAACCCGGACATCATTTTAATTAATGAATTTGACTATGACGCTGATCATCGCGCAGTGAATCTTTTTAGAGAGAACTACTTAGAAGTTTCGATAAATGGATCTATCCCGGTACAGTATCCATATGCATGGACTGGTCCAGTCAATACCGGCGTGTCAAGCGGTTACGATCTCAACAACAACGGCAAGACTGACGATCCTGACGATGGTTGGGGATATGGAAAGTTTCCTGGGCAATACGGTCTAGTTGTGTACTCAAAGTACCCTATCAAGACCGAACAAGTTAGAACATTCCAGCACTTTTTGTGGAAAGACATGCCACACGCACTTCTTCCAGAAAATGAGGACGGGACATCGTGGTACAGCGATGAGGTTTTATCGAAGTTCCCCTTATCGTCAAAAACGCACGCTGATATCCCAGTTGATGTTGATGGAACAACAATTCACGTTTTGGCCGATCACCCTACTCCACCGATAGATGGGAAAGGCCCCGAGCGCCGTAACTCTCGTCGCAATTTTGATGAGATTCGCATGTGGGCAGACTATGTTTCTGGAAAAGCAGATTACCTGTACGACGATAACGGCGTGCATGGAGGCCTTGATTTAGATGCCAACTTTGTTATTCTTGGGGACCACAACTCCGATCCATATGATGGAAATTCGTGGCCGGGAGCTATCGCACAGCTTCTCGATAACCCACGAATTGTCGACACCCAACCAACTTCTGATGGCGGCGCAACTGAGTCAGCTCTCCAGGCTGGAGTGAACATATCCCACAGGAGCGATCCAAAATATGACACGGCAGATTTTAACGATAACGGTCATCCAGGAAATTTGCGCGTAGATTATGTTCTGCCAAATGCGGGAACAACCGTCGAAGAAGCGCATGTTTTTTGGCCAAAACGAGATGATGCGTTGTTCCGACTAACCGGCCTTTACCCATTCCCTACCAGTGATCATCGGCTCGTTTGGGCTCAGCTGCGTTTTCCAACAGCACCACCTGCTGCACAACCACAACAACAGCCAAATCAGCAGCAATCAAACAACAAGCCGCAATCACATTCACGCCATGAGCTATTATCGAGCGATAAGCAAGATAAACAGGCTGTGAGTAAGCGTTCTCCACAACAACTAGCTAAAACCGGTATCCCATTTAATCTATTAGTAGTTACCGGGCTAGCAGCAGCTCTAGTCAGCGCCGGAACACTTATCGTCAGGAAACGTCGGGCTTAG
- a CDS encoding LssY C-terminal domain-containing protein: MNSPHRYPIPTTAPVYSSRDIQSATSTQRSVSQILGGVFFVFALLCAAWLIILIAFRIRQGSWLINLIVFWAGLTYLVLPRLHQIFTYLYVPDYFIGRTRTNDGVLGDPINLAFNGDVDDLKSALSQAGWVEADPLKIRSGIRMIISTLRRQPYPSAPVSDLRLFGRKQTFAFQQEVGGNATKRHHIRFWHVPEGWQLPGGQKVSWVAAATYDRAVGINVFTLQVTHKIDADIDAERDYVINTLRFTDPENTVDVVENFSAAYQSWNGGGDLVETDGHLPIVDVSGAAQRARYTPAPQLPHSHSIPPTPLWFSTVLVTLLFTNAALMAYDNNSISWSEIAIACALIPVLLCTFRRKRWAWLILMGYSATLSFSLLFVATTSPRIEGGRLAMIALVVLVLVTISDEKVHAWVTKPTH; the protein is encoded by the coding sequence ATGAATTCACCGCACCGCTACCCGATACCCACTACAGCCCCGGTCTATTCGTCACGCGATATTCAATCAGCTACCAGTACACAGCGGTCCGTTAGCCAAATACTTGGTGGCGTATTCTTTGTTTTCGCACTTTTATGTGCAGCTTGGCTCATCATCCTCATCGCATTTCGCATCCGTCAAGGTTCATGGTTGATTAACCTCATTGTTTTTTGGGCAGGACTTACTTACTTGGTTCTGCCGCGCCTTCACCAAATATTTACATACCTGTACGTTCCGGATTACTTCATCGGCCGCACCCGTACGAACGACGGCGTTTTGGGAGATCCTATTAACTTGGCTTTTAACGGCGATGTAGATGACCTCAAATCTGCGCTATCTCAAGCTGGTTGGGTTGAAGCCGATCCCCTCAAGATTAGGTCTGGAATTCGCATGATTATCTCCACTCTTCGGCGCCAGCCATATCCTTCTGCTCCCGTCTCAGACCTGAGACTATTTGGCAGAAAGCAGACTTTCGCTTTCCAACAAGAAGTTGGTGGCAACGCTACCAAACGCCATCACATCCGCTTCTGGCACGTTCCAGAGGGTTGGCAGCTACCTGGCGGGCAGAAGGTGTCGTGGGTTGCTGCAGCAACCTATGACCGAGCAGTTGGAATAAATGTTTTCACCCTGCAAGTAACACACAAAATAGATGCCGACATAGACGCTGAGCGAGACTACGTCATTAACACGCTACGCTTTACAGATCCGGAAAACACTGTCGACGTCGTCGAGAATTTTTCCGCTGCCTACCAATCATGGAACGGTGGCGGCGATCTTGTAGAAACAGACGGCCACCTACCGATAGTCGATGTCTCGGGAGCTGCGCAACGCGCCCGATATACCCCAGCCCCGCAACTACCGCATTCACATTCCATTCCGCCGACCCCGCTCTGGTTCTCTACAGTGCTTGTCACACTATTATTCACAAACGCGGCACTAATGGCCTACGACAACAACTCAATCTCATGGAGCGAGATAGCCATTGCATGCGCTTTAATTCCCGTTCTCTTGTGCACATTCCGACGCAAACGATGGGCGTGGCTGATCCTTATGGGATACTCGGCGACACTCAGCTTTTCTTTACTCTTTGTTGCCACTACTTCCCCAAGAATAGAAGGTGGCAGACTTGCAATGATTGCACTCGTAGTACTAGTCCTTGTCACTATTTCTGACGAGAAAGTGCATGCGTGGGTCACCAAACCTACTCATTAA